Proteins found in one Pontibacter sp. SGAir0037 genomic segment:
- a CDS encoding ATP-binding protein, with protein sequence MDKQELAERLQTNFIDQVKDYAIFAMDTKGVIVTWNIGAERLKGYGEEEIIGQFYGVLFPETYQQGGKPEEEIALALQNGSYEAHDWRRRKDGAYFWADVTLTPIYGSDGQHIGFTKVTGDITKQKEIQDELAQRHNALKDKNSELQRINLDLDNFVYTASHDLRSPITNIEGLIQFMKEDLLETGCLSAETEHLLELVINSVNRFKRTIEDLTEVSKLQKDATERLSEEVIDIQEVFQNIKEDLVYPSGRREFFVKTDFQVHQLKFSRKNFRSVLSNLLSNAVKYRSTERDCLIDVETYLEKGFVVLKVKDNGLGMEKDHLGKLFTMFQRFHDHVEGTGIGLFMVKRIVENAGGRIEAKSEAGVGSEFKVYFPAAL encoded by the coding sequence ATGGACAAACAAGAACTGGCCGAACGGCTGCAAACTAATTTTATCGATCAGGTAAAGGATTACGCCATTTTTGCGATGGATACCAAAGGCGTTATTGTAACCTGGAACATAGGAGCCGAGCGGCTGAAGGGGTACGGTGAAGAAGAAATAATTGGCCAGTTTTACGGGGTGCTTTTTCCGGAAACGTATCAGCAAGGCGGAAAGCCGGAGGAAGAGATAGCGCTTGCCCTGCAGAACGGCTCATATGAAGCACATGACTGGCGCAGACGTAAGGACGGGGCATATTTTTGGGCTGATGTTACCCTCACTCCTATATACGGGAGCGACGGGCAGCACATCGGCTTTACAAAAGTCACCGGAGACATCACCAAACAAAAGGAAATACAGGATGAGCTGGCGCAACGGCACAATGCCTTAAAAGACAAAAACTCGGAGCTGCAACGGATTAACCTGGACTTGGACAACTTCGTCTACACGGCCTCCCATGACCTGCGCTCGCCGATCACCAACATAGAAGGACTCATACAGTTTATGAAGGAGGATTTACTGGAGACAGGCTGCCTCAGTGCTGAAACAGAACATTTGCTGGAGCTGGTGATAAATTCCGTGAACAGGTTTAAGCGCACCATTGAGGACCTGACGGAAGTAAGCAAGCTGCAGAAAGATGCGACGGAGAGGCTGTCTGAGGAAGTTATCGATATCCAGGAAGTTTTCCAGAATATCAAAGAAGATTTGGTTTACCCGTCCGGCCGGAGAGAGTTCTTTGTCAAAACCGATTTCCAGGTGCACCAGCTGAAGTTCTCGAGGAAGAACTTCAGAAGCGTCCTGTCTAACCTGCTCAGCAACGCGGTCAAGTACAGGTCTACCGAACGGGATTGCCTTATAGATGTGGAGACTTACCTGGAGAAGGGCTTTGTCGTGCTGAAGGTGAAGGACAACGGCTTGGGCATGGAGAAAGATCACCTTGGAAAGCTATTCACCATGTTCCAACGTTTCCACGACCATGTGGAAGGCACAGGCATTGGACTTTTTATGGTGAAACGGATTGTAGAGAATGCCGGAGGCAGGATTGAGGCGAAGAGTGAAGCTGGCGTCGGCTCCGAGTTCAAGGTATACTTTCCTGCTGCGCTGTAA
- a CDS encoding RNA polymerase sigma-70 factor, whose translation MFSKAGEEDEIPAPALPVVDPKFADNELFIRQAFVNDPVLGCELLYRYYYQALCNHATRFLYSKSVAEDIVADVFCQFYIKGTFKEITSSYRAFLYKSVRNSAYNYLRLEAKRSVALDQKYEDRPDAVNLQPDSVLQYEELCHKVEAAIGSLPAQCQKIYLMHRFEDKKYAEIAEELQLSCRTVEVQIRKASHYLKKVLSQSLIFGLLLLLSAL comes from the coding sequence ATGTTTTCTAAAGCCGGGGAGGAGGATGAAATACCTGCGCCGGCTTTGCCTGTTGTAGATCCTAAGTTTGCTGACAACGAGCTGTTTATCAGACAGGCCTTTGTGAATGACCCTGTATTAGGTTGCGAATTGCTTTATCGATATTACTATCAAGCCCTGTGCAACCACGCCACACGCTTTCTTTATTCTAAATCAGTGGCCGAGGACATTGTTGCAGACGTATTCTGCCAGTTTTACATAAAGGGTACATTCAAGGAGATAACCTCGTCTTATCGTGCTTTTTTGTACAAGAGCGTCAGAAACAGTGCTTATAACTATCTTCGATTGGAGGCCAAGCGCTCAGTAGCGTTAGATCAGAAATATGAGGATAGGCCTGATGCAGTAAATTTGCAGCCGGATTCCGTTCTTCAATACGAGGAATTGTGCCATAAAGTGGAGGCTGCGATCGGCTCCCTTCCGGCTCAGTGCCAAAAAATTTACCTGATGCACCGTTTCGAGGACAAGAAGTATGCCGAAATTGCCGAAGAGCTTCAGCTCTCTTGCCGAACAGTGGAGGTGCAAATCCGAAAAGCAAGCCACTATCTCAAGAAGGTGCTATCCCAGAGCCTGATTTTTGGGCTTCTGCTGCTTCTAAGCGCTTTATGA
- a CDS encoding glycosyl hydrolase 115 family protein translates to MRINFFFLLLFSVLLSSCLVKTQSSRNVVLNGNTVIYTSAKPGEPLYVAVSALQRDMEKVLGQKSGIKPLTEIREPGIVIVNAAEIKLVKPATGWEAHRVYTSTVNQQRHVILQGADVRGTIFAIYTFSEKVLGVPPLWYYSGWTPQKQNQINVSASLDLNFPSPDVKYRAWFPNDTDLFAPWRKSSESNYKLWLETAMRLKLNTIEWFDDERSYADKYSVSPTTKLIQDYGFINTTHHHSPLNASFEGWEDYWNKTRNTTPPELSLANEKYLEEFWRYNIESIVRNDINMLWVLGLRGRGDRPFWFTFNDAPESMKERGEVISRMLAKQRQIVMDVTGNPNPQFRTIFYDELSDLLAQGYIQPPADSTFIWTYVAARRDHYPNEDMQQLDNSKNLRLGYYFNYQFTSTGSHLAAGEGPWKMEANYRYVASKTNQPIAFSVVNAGNIREFVMELSANAAMMWDFESYETDSFLKDFCAQYYGSHHATEAANLYTDYYNAYWQQRKPDLKDFDRQFVFQDLRYKRAIQEIGKAFDEGYNPNPFTDIPAEQLKGRTYRIIPEDINATNQIEAVINGTTQSAADFLSVAKKADDLYARLDESQKTFFNDNLRAPAWYMYYLNESLLSLSKAYMSDDTTLRQQLLNQSYAALKNAEKTLRTTEQGNFQNWYAGDRIFGFKSVYRVFENLVARK, encoded by the coding sequence ATGCGTATAAACTTTTTCTTCTTACTGCTTTTTTCTGTTTTACTCTCTTCCTGCCTTGTAAAAACGCAGTCGTCCCGAAACGTGGTATTAAACGGCAACACCGTAATTTATACGTCGGCAAAGCCAGGAGAACCTTTGTACGTAGCCGTATCTGCTTTACAAAGAGATATGGAAAAAGTGCTGGGGCAAAAAAGTGGAATCAAACCTTTGACTGAGATCCGTGAACCCGGTATCGTGATTGTAAACGCAGCGGAGATTAAACTGGTAAAACCGGCTACAGGCTGGGAGGCGCACCGCGTGTATACTAGCACCGTTAACCAGCAGCGGCACGTTATACTGCAGGGAGCCGATGTAAGAGGGACCATTTTCGCTATCTACACCTTCTCCGAAAAAGTGCTGGGTGTGCCGCCCTTGTGGTATTACAGCGGATGGACACCACAGAAGCAAAACCAAATAAATGTTTCCGCGTCACTCGACCTCAACTTCCCCTCACCGGATGTTAAATACCGCGCCTGGTTTCCCAATGACACCGACCTGTTTGCCCCTTGGCGAAAATCATCTGAAAGCAACTACAAACTGTGGCTGGAAACGGCTATGCGTTTAAAACTGAACACCATCGAGTGGTTTGACGATGAAAGAAGTTATGCTGACAAATACAGCGTTTCACCCACCACGAAATTAATCCAGGATTATGGCTTCATCAACACCACCCACCACCACAGCCCGCTGAACGCCTCCTTTGAGGGTTGGGAGGATTACTGGAATAAAACACGCAATACCACACCGCCCGAACTATCGCTGGCCAATGAAAAGTACCTGGAAGAGTTCTGGCGCTACAACATCGAAAGCATTGTGCGTAACGACATTAACATGCTCTGGGTGCTGGGTCTCCGGGGCAGAGGCGACCGCCCGTTCTGGTTTACCTTTAACGATGCGCCCGAATCCATGAAAGAGAGAGGAGAAGTAATCAGCCGGATGCTGGCAAAACAGCGGCAGATAGTTATGGATGTCACCGGCAACCCAAACCCCCAGTTCCGGACTATTTTTTATGATGAACTTTCCGATTTACTGGCGCAGGGGTACATCCAGCCTCCTGCCGACAGCACCTTTATCTGGACTTATGTAGCGGCCAGAAGAGACCATTACCCCAATGAGGACATGCAGCAACTGGATAATAGTAAGAACCTCCGACTGGGGTATTACTTCAATTACCAGTTCACCTCCACCGGCAGTCACCTGGCTGCGGGGGAAGGTCCTTGGAAGATGGAGGCTAACTACCGGTATGTGGCTTCAAAAACGAACCAGCCCATTGCGTTTTCGGTGGTGAATGCCGGCAATATCCGGGAATTTGTAATGGAGTTATCGGCCAACGCCGCCATGATGTGGGATTTTGAATCATATGAAACAGATTCTTTCCTGAAGGATTTTTGCGCCCAGTATTATGGTAGCCACCATGCAACGGAAGCAGCCAATCTCTATACCGATTATTACAATGCCTATTGGCAACAGCGAAAACCAGATTTAAAGGATTTTGACCGCCAGTTCGTATTCCAGGACTTACGCTACAAAAGAGCTATTCAGGAAATCGGCAAAGCCTTTGATGAGGGTTACAATCCGAACCCGTTCACAGACATTCCTGCCGAACAGTTAAAGGGCCGCACCTACCGTATTATACCGGAGGATATCAACGCCACCAATCAGATTGAGGCCGTCATCAATGGCACCACACAGTCGGCAGCAGATTTTTTAAGTGTGGCAAAAAAGGCTGACGATCTGTACGCAAGGTTGGATGAGTCGCAGAAGACCTTCTTCAACGACAACCTGCGTGCACCTGCCTGGTACATGTATTATCTGAATGAAAGCCTGTTGAGTTTGAGCAAAGCCTATATGTCGGATGATACAACGCTGCGGCAGCAACTGCTCAATCAGTCCTATGCGGCCCTGAAAAATGCCGAAAAAACATTGCGGACAACCGAACAGGGTAACTTCCAAAACTGGTATGCCGGAGACAGGATTTTCGGTTTCAAAAGCGTGTATAGGGTATTCGAAAATTTAGTTGCAAGGAAGTAG
- a CDS encoding FecR family protein, which produces MSANPLVTRELLFSYFTGQATVLQKQLIEKWVAESPLHEEYFYTCLHEWETQNLLFKADVESAITQFHDRFTDQATFLGESQAAQIPARKDKKTAGWKIVLVAASVLFLFLFGAWHVREEVLYKSYKTSYGEISQIRLRDGSQVVLNANSVLQVPRFGFGGRSRNVRLRGEAKFSVVHTPDDKRFVVMTDSVFQVEVLGTAFNLSARKSGTKVVLQEGRVKVLYKGKPSQPATTLIMAPGDLIKVDKRQKKLRVKRVQNPENYSAWRDGRFVFENTSLNEIKDLLHDNYGLTVVLDGTDVPTMSVSGSFQARSANELLQALSEILNIHIIRQDDQVLLVGKR; this is translated from the coding sequence ATGTCTGCAAACCCATTGGTAACGCGGGAACTTTTATTCTCCTATTTCACCGGACAGGCGACTGTTTTGCAAAAGCAGCTGATCGAAAAATGGGTGGCGGAAAGTCCCCTGCACGAAGAATACTTTTATACGTGCTTACACGAATGGGAGACGCAGAACCTGTTATTCAAGGCAGATGTTGAGTCAGCGATTACTCAATTTCATGACAGGTTCACCGACCAAGCTACCTTTTTGGGAGAGTCTCAAGCAGCGCAGATACCTGCTAGGAAGGATAAGAAAACCGCAGGATGGAAAATTGTATTGGTTGCCGCTTCTGTTTTGTTCTTATTCCTGTTTGGGGCATGGCATGTACGTGAAGAGGTTTTATATAAAAGTTATAAAACCAGCTACGGAGAAATAAGCCAGATAAGGCTGAGAGATGGCAGCCAAGTTGTGTTGAATGCCAACTCTGTTTTACAGGTGCCGCGCTTTGGGTTTGGGGGGAGAAGCCGCAACGTGCGTTTAAGAGGCGAAGCGAAATTCTCGGTAGTGCACACGCCTGATGACAAGCGGTTTGTTGTGATGACTGACTCTGTCTTTCAGGTAGAGGTGCTCGGAACAGCGTTTAATCTCTCGGCGCGCAAAAGCGGTACGAAGGTGGTGCTGCAAGAGGGAAGAGTGAAAGTGCTTTATAAAGGGAAACCATCGCAGCCAGCCACAACCCTGATTATGGCACCTGGCGATTTGATTAAAGTGGATAAGAGGCAAAAGAAGCTAAGGGTAAAACGGGTACAGAACCCTGAGAATTACTCTGCCTGGCGGGATGGCCGGTTTGTATTTGAGAATACTTCATTAAATGAAATCAAAGACCTGCTCCATGACAACTATGGGCTGACGGTTGTACTTGACGGCACAGACGTGCCCACAATGTCCGTGTCAGGTTCATTTCAGGCAAGAAGTGCCAATGAGTTACTGCAGGCGCTTTCTGAAATCCTGAACATCCATATCATACGGCAGGATGATCAGGTGCTACTGGTGGGTAAGAGGTGA
- a CDS encoding SusC/RagA family TonB-linked outer membrane protein: protein MKKKIYKLHSCGMLLALLAAWQPQSQAQGLALKGLSQTTSGIESAASAVKVKDVLHQLREYYQADILFADQLVAERTVSSSIIRLNQSLEQNLEALLKPVGLRYKKTVDGSYLITPAADKEKKLPPKTAASTTDSGAIKRQDNQTVSGKVTDENGDVLPGVTVLLKGTTTAVPTNAAGDYTLIVPEGSGTLVFSFIGYQSQEIAMNSRTTINVQMATDAKALSEVVVVGYGTQKKADVTGAVASANLEDFQNAPNTNIAQSLQGTVPGLNIGQVTSAGSTPSINIRGANTISGRSGVLIVVDGIQYNNSLESINPDDIASIDVLKDASATAVYGAQASNGVLLITTRKGTKGQKPRVSFSSSYATQTPTVSLRPMRREEYLEKIRMLNYDKAFLAPDYTQPNPDFNFADVIIDPPMKDADGNLVATDFDWWDAATDMGFVQDNQLSISGGSDRFTYLFSGGYTNQSGFIINDKFKRKSLRINLDSHVTDWWTIGIQSSGSFVNKDGAEPNISTIIQQSPLIEPFDAEGNLKPFPFDTNFGNPFLTYYTDDYERNNYLFANIYSEINFPFIKGLSYRLNFGNNYRTNQRYDASIYGGGHTGSASKFYNNYYDYTLDNIVTYNTHFGKHDVTATLLYGAIERQEDNSRAFATAYPRLTLGYHSLQQGENQFVNSDAWHEVLNYQMARLNYKFADRYLLTATVRRDGYSGFASNYKWATFPSVALGWVLSEESFFRPLSTWVDFLKVRAGYGIAGNQTHRYQSLSRVGSGASYVFGDGGGTLFGQQVNSIANPNLRWEKTAGLNMGVDFRLLGNRLTGSLDHFNNITTDLLYDVTLPDITGFGAIPTNIGKLQTRGVEFALTSQNIDHRNFKWSTTFNFSRNTNKIITLLGTDADGDGVEDDLIASGLWIGRSLGTQFTYVTDGIYQIGDEIPAGYYPGTYRIVDTNEDGVINGADRVIHGRSEPSYRASLLNALEYKGFRLTVFLNTIQGGPNSYLAGNRPSIFRNDNNIRYNFLEGIDFWSPLNPDGKYPLALNEPTINSNQLQNRSFVRLQDISLSYRFTGDFIKSMNIQNLNVFVSAKNLATWTNWEGWDPETNQGLQNSARPVLKGYSVGFNLTL from the coding sequence ATGAAGAAGAAAATCTACAAGTTACACTCATGCGGCATGCTTTTGGCACTGCTTGCAGCCTGGCAACCACAGAGCCAAGCACAAGGGCTGGCGTTAAAGGGGCTCTCTCAGACTACATCGGGTATAGAGTCTGCCGCAAGCGCTGTTAAAGTAAAAGACGTCCTGCATCAATTAAGGGAATATTATCAGGCGGATATTCTTTTTGCGGACCAGTTAGTGGCGGAACGCACTGTCTCTTCCAGTATTATTCGCTTGAACCAGTCTCTGGAGCAGAACCTGGAGGCTTTGCTGAAACCCGTGGGGCTACGTTATAAAAAAACAGTTGATGGCTCTTATCTGATAACACCTGCCGCAGATAAAGAGAAGAAATTGCCGCCTAAAACTGCAGCTAGCACTACTGATTCAGGAGCTATAAAAAGGCAGGACAACCAAACAGTATCCGGTAAGGTAACCGATGAGAACGGAGATGTACTTCCGGGCGTGACGGTGCTGCTAAAAGGAACCACCACAGCAGTGCCGACCAATGCAGCAGGCGACTATACCCTAATTGTGCCTGAGGGGAGCGGTACACTCGTTTTCTCCTTTATCGGCTATCAGTCGCAGGAGATTGCTATGAATAGCAGAACTACCATCAACGTCCAGATGGCGACAGACGCAAAAGCTTTGAGTGAAGTGGTGGTGGTAGGGTACGGTACGCAGAAAAAGGCCGATGTCACCGGTGCTGTAGCAAGTGCCAACCTGGAGGATTTCCAGAATGCACCTAACACCAACATAGCGCAATCCCTCCAGGGAACTGTGCCTGGTTTGAACATTGGCCAGGTCACCAGCGCAGGTTCAACACCGAGCATCAACATCCGCGGTGCCAATACTATTAGTGGTAGAAGTGGTGTGCTTATTGTTGTAGACGGCATTCAGTACAATAATTCCCTGGAGTCTATCAACCCGGATGACATTGCTTCCATTGATGTTTTGAAAGATGCCAGTGCCACGGCTGTTTATGGGGCGCAGGCTTCCAACGGCGTGTTATTGATTACCACCCGCAAAGGAACGAAAGGGCAAAAACCAAGAGTCTCGTTCTCCAGCTCTTATGCCACTCAAACGCCTACTGTGAGCCTGCGGCCGATGAGGCGGGAAGAGTATCTGGAAAAAATCAGGATGTTAAATTACGATAAAGCTTTTTTGGCACCGGATTATACGCAGCCAAATCCCGATTTTAATTTTGCCGATGTCATAATCGATCCTCCCATGAAAGATGCTGACGGGAATCTTGTCGCCACTGATTTCGACTGGTGGGATGCTGCTACCGACATGGGCTTTGTGCAGGATAACCAGCTAAGCATTTCCGGCGGAAGCGATAGGTTTACGTATCTTTTTTCCGGTGGCTACACCAATCAGTCCGGATTTATCATCAACGACAAGTTCAAGCGGAAAAGCTTACGGATAAACCTGGATAGCCATGTCACCGACTGGTGGACAATTGGTATTCAATCATCCGGCTCATTTGTAAATAAAGATGGTGCTGAACCCAATATCTCCACCATCATACAACAGTCTCCACTGATAGAGCCGTTTGATGCCGAGGGAAATTTGAAACCCTTTCCCTTTGACACTAATTTCGGCAACCCCTTCCTTACCTATTACACAGACGATTATGAACGGAATAACTATTTATTTGCCAACATCTATTCTGAGATCAACTTTCCGTTCATAAAGGGTCTGTCTTATCGTCTGAACTTTGGAAACAATTACCGCACGAATCAACGATACGATGCCAGTATTTATGGTGGCGGGCATACCGGAAGCGCGTCTAAGTTCTATAACAATTACTATGATTATACACTGGACAATATCGTGACGTACAATACCCATTTCGGGAAACATGATGTAACGGCAACCTTGCTTTATGGTGCTATTGAGCGCCAGGAAGACAATTCCAGGGCCTTTGCAACGGCCTATCCGAGACTAACGTTGGGTTACCACAGTTTACAGCAGGGAGAAAACCAGTTTGTGAATTCCGATGCATGGCACGAAGTATTGAATTACCAGATGGCCCGTTTAAACTATAAATTTGCCGACAGGTACCTCCTCACGGCTACCGTACGCCGTGACGGCTACTCTGGATTCGCGTCCAACTACAAATGGGCTACTTTTCCTTCGGTGGCCCTGGGCTGGGTGCTTTCCGAAGAATCTTTCTTCCGGCCTTTATCTACCTGGGTTGATTTTCTAAAGGTTAGGGCTGGCTATGGTATTGCCGGTAACCAAACCCATCGGTACCAATCTTTATCAAGGGTCGGTAGCGGGGCTTCTTACGTGTTTGGCGATGGGGGCGGTACCTTGTTTGGTCAACAGGTAAATTCGATTGCAAACCCGAACCTTAGATGGGAAAAAACGGCAGGCCTTAATATGGGCGTAGATTTCAGGTTGCTCGGAAACAGGCTTACCGGTTCGTTAGATCATTTCAACAACATCACAACTGATTTATTGTACGATGTAACTTTGCCTGATATTACTGGTTTTGGTGCCATTCCTACTAACATCGGCAAACTGCAAACCAGAGGAGTGGAGTTTGCCCTTACTTCACAGAACATCGATCACAGAAACTTTAAATGGAGCACCACTTTTAATTTTTCCAGGAATACCAATAAGATCATTACCCTGCTCGGCACGGATGCTGACGGTGATGGCGTAGAGGATGACCTGATCGCCAGCGGCTTATGGATTGGCCGTTCTCTTGGAACACAGTTTACTTATGTGACCGATGGAATTTACCAGATCGGGGACGAGATTCCGGCAGGGTACTATCCGGGCACCTACCGTATCGTGGATACAAATGAAGACGGCGTTATCAACGGCGCCGACCGTGTCATCCATGGTAGAAGTGAGCCCTCCTACCGGGCGAGCTTGTTAAATGCCCTCGAATACAAGGGCTTTAGGCTAACGGTGTTTCTTAACACCATCCAGGGTGGCCCAAACAGTTACCTGGCTGGCAACAGACCCTCTATATTCAGGAATGACAACAACATAAGATATAACTTCCTGGAGGGTATTGATTTCTGGTCACCCCTTAACCCTGATGGAAAGTATCCATTGGCTCTTAATGAACCCACTATTAACTCAAACCAGCTTCAGAACAGGAGCTTTGTAAGGCTGCAGGATATTTCCCTGTCTTACCGATTTACCGGCGATTTCATTAAAAGCATGAACATCCAAAACCTGAACGTTTTTGTAAGTGCTAAGAACCTGGCCACCTGGACCAATTGGGAAGGCTGGGATCCGGAAACCAACCAAGGGCTGCAAAATAGTGCAAGACCGGTTTTAAAAGGATATTCTGTTGGTTTTAATTTAACTCTTTAA
- a CDS encoding RagB/SusD family nutrient uptake outer membrane protein, with product MKKIVGLAMVLMLSFLASCKEDFLDEKTPGFLSSSNAFVTYSDFNASIYNLYNRVRAEFYNSGERRPFDYIYGTDLVYDGQRNVERHSNMVAAYAPRGGLEIPLNHWSSLYKTVSEANTVLNRIPASEMTDSQKTLVEAQAKFFRALAYRTLAYLFGGVPLVVEEITTPRFNFTRATKEEVLKQVISDLVFSAANLPSISDVRDGEISNLAANHLLSEVYLAAGQFQNAADAATAVIGSGDVNLMQNRFGSKSTVTPGDVYWDLFQQGNQNRTSAGNREGIWVIQFETDVIGGGSVSTGTGGSYQAERHFAPQFNNLRIPGRGGSSPILYPRSDLSGGRGIGWGISTKYFSDVIWESDFNNDIRNANHNFVREFMATNPAHPLFGQVISTQNPPAGVTVPHRFLYAFPSKITTPGDHPENLFQDRSQLLLKATAGGTYADQYMFRLAETYLLRAEAYLGLGDLTKAAEDINVVRARAEANPVAPGDVTIDYILDERMRELGLEEKRRLTLMRLGKWYDRVSRFNPYYSDALPHYNLWPIPDIEIERNKDAVLEQNPGYF from the coding sequence ATGAAAAAAATAGTAGGACTCGCAATGGTGCTGATGCTTAGCTTCTTAGCTTCCTGTAAAGAGGACTTTCTGGACGAAAAGACGCCTGGGTTTTTAAGTTCCAGTAACGCCTTTGTTACGTATAGTGATTTCAATGCCTCTATTTACAATTTGTATAACCGGGTGCGAGCAGAATTTTACAACAGTGGTGAACGACGGCCGTTCGACTATATTTACGGCACCGACCTGGTGTACGATGGTCAGCGTAATGTTGAGCGCCATTCTAACATGGTGGCGGCCTATGCACCAAGGGGTGGCCTCGAAATACCCTTAAATCACTGGTCTTCGCTTTACAAAACTGTTTCAGAAGCCAATACTGTTCTGAACAGAATCCCTGCTTCAGAAATGACGGATAGCCAAAAAACACTGGTAGAAGCACAGGCAAAATTTTTCAGGGCGCTTGCCTATCGTACACTGGCTTACCTATTTGGCGGGGTTCCGTTAGTAGTGGAAGAAATAACAACACCAAGATTTAATTTCACGAGAGCAACAAAAGAAGAAGTGTTGAAACAGGTGATCAGCGACCTGGTATTTTCAGCTGCTAATCTGCCAAGTATTAGTGATGTTCGGGATGGGGAGATCAGCAACCTTGCTGCCAACCATTTGCTTTCCGAAGTTTACCTTGCTGCCGGGCAGTTTCAAAATGCGGCAGATGCGGCAACGGCAGTTATCGGCAGCGGAGATGTAAACCTGATGCAAAACCGGTTCGGCTCCAAATCTACGGTAACTCCCGGCGATGTTTACTGGGATTTGTTCCAACAAGGGAATCAGAACCGGACATCAGCCGGAAACAGAGAAGGCATTTGGGTGATACAATTCGAAACCGATGTGATAGGTGGCGGTTCCGTTTCAACAGGTACCGGAGGCTCTTACCAGGCGGAAAGGCACTTTGCACCACAGTTCAACAATTTAAGAATACCTGGAAGAGGTGGTAGTTCACCCATCCTTTACCCCAGGAGCGATCTTTCCGGCGGCAGAGGCATTGGCTGGGGAATTTCAACAAAGTATTTCTCTGATGTTATCTGGGAAAGTGATTTTAATAACGACATCCGGAATGCCAACCACAACTTTGTTCGGGAATTTATGGCCACCAATCCGGCTCACCCGCTTTTTGGCCAGGTAATTTCTACCCAGAATCCGCCTGCTGGCGTTACTGTTCCTCACCGGTTCTTGTATGCCTTTCCATCCAAGATTACCACACCCGGCGATCACCCGGAAAACCTGTTCCAGGATAGATCCCAGCTCCTGCTGAAAGCCACAGCTGGCGGTACTTACGCCGATCAGTACATGTTCCGCCTTGCTGAAACCTACCTGCTGCGGGCTGAAGCCTACCTGGGGCTGGGTGATCTGACGAAAGCCGCTGAAGACATCAATGTGGTTCGCGCCAGGGCCGAAGCAAATCCGGTTGCACCCGGTGATGTGACAATCGATTACATCCTGGATGAGAGGATGCGGGAATTAGGTCTGGAGGAAAAAAGAAGACTTACATTAATGCGGTTAGGCAAGTGGTATGATCGTGTGAGCCGCTTTAACCCGTATTACAGCGATGCTTTGCCCCATTACAACCTTTGGCCTATTCCAGATATTGAGATTGAACGGAACAAAGATGCGGTATTAGAGCAAAACCCTGGATATTTTTAA